A DNA window from Pungitius pungitius chromosome 1, fPunPun2.1, whole genome shotgun sequence contains the following coding sequences:
- the LOC134115550 gene encoding uncharacterized protein LOC134115550, whose product MICSILVIFILTSCVCAGSFVVNVTQSWYHAEEKHNISLEWMFPTSTDHSTNSLYVSCEMLADEIPYVLFSLYEGVEIPEYQDQRFAGRVQWDKDVLREGRLRLHISRLQTNDSGLYWCQVDTSYGKNYKECHLNVTAVKDRPEPERTSDTSLRGRIVLYWVLVLGLAAALLVVSLFFICIEKKRFMNSTKKNTSLLNSSKCLHTKCLTSDIRV is encoded by the exons atgatctgcagcatcctggtgatcttcatcctgacctcctgtgtctgtg cagggtcatttgtagtgaatgtgacacagagctggtatcatgcagaggagaagcacaacatctcactggaatggaTGTTCCCCACCAGCACGGACCACTCCACCAACTCCCTCTATGTCTCCTGTGAGATGTTAGCTGATGAGATACCCTATGTCCTGTTTAGTCTATATGAAGGTGTGGAGATCCCAGAGTATCAGGATCAACGCTTTGCAGGACGAgtccagtgggacaaagacgtcctcagagaaggacgactcagacttcacatctccagactccagactAATGACTCTGGGCTGTACTGGTGTCAAGTGGACACAAGTTATGGGAAGAACTATAAGGAATGTCACCTCAATGTCACTG CAGTGAAGGATCGACCTGAACCTGAGAGAACCAGTGACACCAGTCTGAGAGGAAGGATCGTTCTCTACTGGGTACTGGTACTGGGACTAGCAGCAGCTCTACTggttgtttctttattttttatctgcattgaaaagaaaagatttatgaacagcaccaaaaaaaatacatcattgtTAAATTCATCTAAGTGTTTGCACACAAAGTGTCTGAC